Proteins found in one Bremerella volcania genomic segment:
- a CDS encoding PIG-L deacetylase family protein, with protein MSDQANVVLCFMAHPDDAEILCGGVLIRLAELGWDVHIATTAAGDCGSEKLPRTEIAAIRKNEGIAAAQLIGGTYHTLAEPDVNVVFDKSTNRKAIDLFRQICPTLVITHPREDYMLDHEQTHLLARSAAFSFPIPNASSLPLAPGTHIPHLYYADPIEGINPYTGEPVTPTITIDVSREIEKKAQMLACHASQREWLQAHHGMDEYLEAMKRHSAQRGTLIGTDYAESFRQHLGHAFPQNDLLAELLP; from the coding sequence TTGAGCGATCAGGCGAACGTTGTTCTGTGTTTCATGGCCCATCCGGACGACGCGGAGATTCTGTGTGGAGGCGTCCTCATTCGCCTCGCGGAGTTGGGCTGGGACGTGCATATCGCCACGACGGCCGCCGGCGACTGCGGTTCCGAAAAACTGCCTCGCACAGAAATCGCCGCGATTCGCAAGAATGAAGGGATCGCCGCGGCCCAGTTGATTGGCGGCACGTATCACACGCTGGCCGAGCCCGACGTGAACGTCGTGTTCGACAAGTCGACCAACCGCAAGGCGATCGATCTGTTTCGGCAGATTTGTCCGACGCTGGTCATCACGCACCCGCGCGAGGATTACATGCTCGATCACGAGCAAACGCATCTGCTGGCTCGTAGTGCGGCGTTCAGCTTCCCGATCCCCAACGCTTCCAGCCTACCGCTGGCACCCGGTACGCATATTCCGCATCTGTATTACGCCGATCCGATCGAAGGCATCAACCCGTATACTGGCGAGCCGGTCACGCCAACGATTACCATTGACGTCAGTCGTGAAATCGAGAAGAAGGCCCAGATGCTGGCCTGCCATGCTTCGCAGCGCGAGTGGCTCCAGGCTCATCACGGCATGGACGAATACCTGGAAGCGATGAAGCGGCACAGTGCCCAGCGTGGCACGCTCATCGGAACCGACTACGCCGAATCGTTTCGCCAGCATTTGGGTCACGCGTTTCCCCAGAACGATTTACTTGCCGAGCTGCTCCCCTGA
- the mscL gene encoding large conductance mechanosensitive channel protein MscL, which yields MSIIGDFKKFALRGNLIDMAVGFTVGAAFTSVAKSLVSDIIMPPLGFLLGKSDFSDLFIVLNAPDPEKTYTTLAQAQEAGLTTINYGMFINNIISFLLVALAMFMIIRLINQLDKRLEDTFGGDKPQPGDPENKKCPYCLSTIPYRATRCAHCTAELPATEQQPSTNG from the coding sequence ATGAGCATCATTGGCGACTTCAAGAAGTTTGCGCTTCGGGGCAATCTGATCGACATGGCCGTCGGTTTTACCGTCGGGGCTGCCTTCACGTCGGTGGCGAAGTCGCTGGTGAGCGACATCATCATGCCGCCACTCGGGTTTCTACTGGGGAAAAGTGACTTCTCGGACTTGTTCATCGTGCTGAACGCCCCCGATCCCGAGAAGACGTACACGACGCTGGCTCAGGCGCAGGAAGCTGGCCTCACGACGATCAACTATGGGATGTTCATCAACAACATCATTTCGTTTTTGTTGGTGGCGCTCGCAATGTTCATGATCATCCGCTTGATCAACCAACTCGACAAGCGGCTCGAGGATACCTTCGGCGGCGACAAACCTCAGCCTGGCGATCCCGAAAACAAGAAGTGCCCTTACTGCCTATCGACCATTCCCTATCGCGCGACGCGATGTGCTCACTGCACGGCGGAACTGCCTGCGACCGAGCAGCAACCTAGTACTAACGGTTAA
- a CDS encoding alpha/beta hydrolase: MNGIWYTLPLIMIALIGCVLGLRVLVRKLLSGTYKAGEVVDPYRPRNFAIPDPIKVEFEGEKHTILRGRFWKGESDKAIIVVHGIDGPSIEMLPHVSYLYRAGYSVLLYDNRGRGNSDGGFSTLGFLEWRDVLHAIHWVRGQPGIAAHKIGLHGLSLGAACVIMAAAKDHQIRGVLAESPFVSMPIMLTHVANKMTRLPKFLIGELVRVLLDWSLETKLRLVEPHTAVKNIAPRPLYIIDAEEDQLFPIDTAQTVYDAADEPKRFWKVRGAAHANCWHVMPEEYEQRALDFWADVFSGKPLARNPTQASAKEPENYEESTTPANNSTASS; this comes from the coding sequence ATGAACGGAATCTGGTATACGCTGCCCTTGATAATGATTGCCCTGATCGGGTGCGTTTTGGGGCTGCGTGTTCTCGTTCGCAAACTACTCAGCGGAACGTACAAGGCCGGCGAGGTCGTCGATCCGTATCGTCCCAGGAACTTCGCGATCCCAGATCCGATCAAGGTCGAGTTCGAGGGTGAAAAGCATACGATCTTACGTGGGCGATTCTGGAAGGGAGAAAGCGACAAGGCCATCATTGTCGTGCATGGCATCGATGGCCCATCGATTGAAATGCTGCCGCACGTGTCGTACTTGTACCGTGCTGGGTACAGCGTCCTTTTGTACGACAACCGCGGACGAGGGAACAGCGACGGTGGCTTCTCGACGCTCGGGTTTCTCGAATGGCGCGACGTGCTGCACGCAATCCATTGGGTCCGAGGCCAGCCGGGGATTGCCGCCCACAAGATCGGTCTGCATGGTCTTTCCCTGGGGGCTGCCTGCGTGATCATGGCTGCCGCTAAAGATCACCAAATCCGTGGCGTGCTGGCCGAAAGCCCGTTCGTTTCGATGCCGATCATGCTGACCCACGTGGCCAATAAGATGACACGCCTACCGAAGTTTCTCATCGGCGAGTTGGTGCGTGTGCTTCTCGATTGGTCTCTGGAAACGAAGCTTCGCCTGGTCGAACCTCATACGGCCGTCAAGAATATCGCGCCGCGGCCACTCTACATCATCGACGCCGAGGAGGATCAACTCTTTCCGATTGATACCGCCCAAACCGTCTACGATGCCGCCGACGAGCCGAAACGATTCTGGAAAGTACGCGGCGCCGCCCATGCCAACTGCTGGCATGTGATGCCGGAAGAGTACGAACAGCGAGCCCTCGATTTCTGGGCAGACGTATTTTCAGGTAAGCCATTAGCTCGTAATCCCACGCAAGCCTCCGCCAAAGAACCAGAAAACTACGAAGAGAGTACGACCCCTGCGAACAATTCAACCGCTTCCTCTTAA
- a CDS encoding carboxy terminal-processing peptidase, which yields MANVRGNWTNLRHPIFFLFTVVATFATLVVASLLPKNAPAQGPLAGQDRHLPERHISRMVSRLLLRDHLSTAPLDDTISQRAFDKFLKFWDPLKLYFTEADVAEFAANRNLLDDQVRSGNTEFAHKVFERFIQRTLERVQTVDDLLANHEFNFEEDEVFVTDGDKVNYPANAAEATDRWRKRLKYDLLTQLADGKTLEEAKERIGKRYHSYARRIGQTSEDELLEVFLTSVTSAYDPHTTYMSPGTLENFNIQMRLNLEGIGAALMSEDGYCKVSKVIPGGAADKHGKKNPEEKLEAGDFIVSVGQGTDGEMVDVVDMKLNDVVDMIRGKANTVVRLGVKKKGKGETKIFDVTRAKVELKDSEARGEVVEQTTADGRKMKIGWIDLPSFYLDMEAARSGNPNVKRSTIDVARLLADFRQKGVEAVVLDLRRNGGGSLTEAIDLTGLFIDQGPVVQVKDADNNVHPYEDMNRGMLWEGPLVVLTSKMSASASEILAGAIQDYGRGIVVGDEQTHGKGTVQTLLDLGREELMGANPVNPPSLGALKITLQKFYRPSGKSTQLKGVEADVALPALTANMDIAEGDLDYPVPFDTVQTTRYPVSNANAAPLVAELNRLSGQRVQSSEGFTKLNKMIETYLEQKDKKQVDLNKQKFMAEYEALSEREKEIESLVGETDDDPNEVVERDYYFDEVINITKDYVRLLEQQKVASNN from the coding sequence ATGGCAAACGTTCGAGGGAATTGGACTAACTTGCGCCATCCCATTTTCTTTCTATTTACGGTCGTCGCTACGTTCGCGACACTCGTCGTCGCGTCGTTGCTTCCCAAGAATGCCCCTGCTCAGGGCCCCCTTGCCGGCCAAGACCGACATCTTCCTGAGCGACACATCTCGCGAATGGTCTCTCGGCTGTTGCTTCGCGATCACCTTTCGACCGCTCCGCTGGACGATACGATCTCGCAACGGGCGTTCGACAAGTTCCTGAAATTCTGGGACCCACTCAAACTGTACTTCACAGAAGCCGACGTCGCCGAATTTGCGGCTAATCGCAACCTGCTGGACGACCAGGTCCGTAGCGGCAACACCGAGTTCGCTCACAAGGTCTTCGAGCGTTTCATTCAGCGAACGCTGGAACGCGTGCAGACGGTGGACGACCTTTTGGCCAACCACGAATTTAACTTCGAAGAAGACGAAGTCTTCGTCACCGATGGCGATAAGGTCAATTACCCAGCCAATGCGGCGGAAGCGACCGATCGTTGGCGTAAGCGTCTGAAGTACGACCTGCTCACTCAGCTGGCCGACGGTAAGACCCTGGAAGAAGCCAAAGAGCGGATCGGTAAACGCTACCACAGCTATGCACGCCGCATCGGCCAAACCAGCGAAGACGAACTGCTGGAAGTCTTCCTGACGTCGGTGACCTCCGCCTACGATCCACACACCACCTACATGTCGCCAGGCACGCTTGAGAATTTCAATATTCAAATGCGTCTGAACCTGGAAGGCATTGGTGCTGCCCTGATGTCGGAAGATGGATACTGCAAGGTTTCCAAAGTGATTCCAGGCGGTGCCGCCGATAAGCACGGTAAAAAGAACCCTGAAGAGAAACTGGAAGCCGGCGACTTCATCGTCAGTGTCGGCCAAGGCACCGATGGCGAAATGGTCGACGTGGTCGACATGAAGCTGAACGACGTCGTCGACATGATCCGCGGCAAGGCCAACACGGTCGTTCGCCTGGGCGTCAAGAAGAAGGGTAAAGGCGAAACCAAGATCTTCGACGTTACCCGTGCCAAGGTCGAACTGAAAGACAGCGAAGCCCGCGGCGAAGTCGTCGAGCAAACGACCGCGGACGGACGCAAGATGAAGATCGGCTGGATCGACCTGCCGTCGTTCTACCTGGACATGGAAGCCGCTCGCTCAGGCAACCCAAATGTCAAGCGCAGCACGATCGACGTGGCTCGCCTTTTAGCGGACTTCCGCCAGAAGGGGGTCGAAGCCGTGGTGCTCGACCTGCGTCGTAACGGCGGTGGTAGCTTGACCGAAGCGATCGACCTGACCGGTTTGTTCATCGATCAAGGTCCCGTCGTTCAGGTGAAGGACGCCGACAACAACGTCCATCCTTACGAGGACATGAACCGCGGCATGCTGTGGGAAGGCCCCCTGGTCGTGCTCACCAGCAAGATGAGTGCGAGTGCCAGCGAGATTCTGGCCGGTGCCATCCAGGACTACGGCCGCGGGATCGTCGTCGGCGACGAGCAGACCCACGGCAAAGGTACCGTTCAGACGCTGCTGGACCTGGGCCGCGAAGAGTTGATGGGTGCCAACCCCGTCAATCCTCCGTCGCTGGGTGCCTTAAAGATCACGCTGCAAAAGTTCTATCGCCCCAGCGGCAAGAGCACGCAGCTCAAGGGGGTTGAAGCCGACGTCGCCTTGCCGGCTCTGACCGCCAACATGGACATCGCCGAAGGGGACCTCGACTACCCGGTTCCGTTCGACACCGTTCAGACGACCCGTTACCCGGTGAGCAACGCCAATGCGGCACCCCTGGTGGCGGAACTGAATCGTCTGTCGGGGCAGCGAGTTCAATCGTCCGAAGGCTTCACGAAGCTGAACAAGATGATCGAAACCTACCTCGAACAGAAGGACAAGAAGCAGGTCGATCTCAACAAGCAGAAGTTCATGGCCGAGTACGAAGCCCTGAGCGAACGCGAAAAGGAAATCGAAAGCCTGGTTGGCGAAACGGATGACGACCCGAACGAAGTCGTCGAACGCGATTACTACTTCGACGAAGTGATCAACATCACCAAGGACTACGTTCGCCTGCTGGAACAACAAAAGGTCGCCTCGAACAACTAA
- a CDS encoding sigma 54-interacting transcriptional regulator: MAIYSYLKTISGNGPGKNFPLDDSRDNLIGRGLECDVTLTDPLCSRVHAAIFLRNGKWFVKDRESRNGSFLDDQPIDEAELKDGCRLKIGDTEFSFNHSAQPPTSHDELPPSITQTIVRNMPVNPQDTNLIALKELKDYQQAQRLLLLHQFAIRLLGEEDPNTIIQVTLEMVKEQTKAVVVGFLWLSDDGQLRAKRVFPEDTEGPAPLSEALTEIVTQKGNAVWIANEAQGDTSKKLTHFADAICVPLIHKKKAFGALHLYRKQERFWHNELDFAISVGNILTIALLRAWKVTQLQASYQQLVDKSAAFDELIGESPAMGELKQKIARISKAGGCVLVRGESGSGKELVARALHKASNRADRPMLSVNCAALPENLIESQLFGHKKGAFTGADSDHIGFFQQADTGTLFLDEVGELTLDGQAKLLRILEGHPFLPLGATKEVSVDVRVIAATNRDLAEFVREKRFREDLYYRLSVFELYIPPLRDRGKDIILLAEHFLEHFRKTHGRPLLTLSDSAQQKLADYNWPGNVRQLRNVIDSSVVLADGESIQPHDLGLRDAGLNEPESLRFDFWEKKLIEEALSRTGGSIPEAVKLLGTSRATLYRKIEEYQIQR, encoded by the coding sequence ATGGCAATTTATAGCTACCTTAAGACGATATCCGGCAACGGTCCGGGGAAGAATTTTCCCTTAGACGACTCGCGAGACAACCTCATCGGGCGAGGTCTGGAATGCGATGTAACCCTGACCGACCCCCTCTGTTCGCGGGTGCATGCGGCCATATTTCTGCGAAACGGCAAGTGGTTCGTGAAAGATCGCGAGAGCCGTAATGGTAGTTTTCTCGACGATCAGCCGATCGACGAAGCAGAACTGAAAGATGGGTGCCGCCTGAAAATTGGCGATACGGAATTCAGCTTTAATCACAGCGCCCAGCCCCCCACTTCGCACGACGAGCTTCCACCGAGCATCACGCAGACGATCGTCCGCAATATGCCGGTCAATCCGCAAGACACGAACCTGATAGCACTTAAGGAACTTAAGGACTACCAGCAAGCCCAGCGGCTGCTCCTGCTGCACCAGTTCGCGATTCGGCTCCTCGGCGAGGAAGACCCCAACACCATCATTCAAGTCACGTTGGAGATGGTAAAAGAGCAAACCAAAGCGGTCGTGGTTGGTTTTTTGTGGCTCAGCGACGATGGACAGTTACGGGCCAAACGCGTTTTTCCGGAAGACACCGAAGGCCCAGCTCCTTTGAGCGAGGCCCTGACCGAGATCGTCACCCAGAAAGGGAACGCCGTCTGGATCGCCAACGAGGCCCAAGGAGATACCAGCAAAAAGCTGACCCACTTCGCCGACGCGATCTGCGTACCGCTGATTCATAAGAAGAAGGCCTTCGGAGCCCTGCATCTGTACCGCAAGCAGGAACGTTTCTGGCATAACGAACTCGATTTTGCAATTTCGGTCGGAAATATCCTGACTATCGCCCTGCTGCGGGCCTGGAAAGTGACGCAGCTTCAGGCAAGCTACCAGCAATTAGTCGACAAATCGGCGGCGTTCGACGAACTGATCGGCGAAAGCCCCGCGATGGGCGAACTGAAGCAGAAGATCGCACGCATCTCGAAAGCAGGCGGCTGCGTGCTGGTCCGGGGTGAAAGTGGCAGCGGTAAAGAACTGGTTGCCAGGGCCCTGCACAAGGCGTCCAACCGAGCCGATCGACCGATGCTCAGCGTCAACTGCGCGGCACTGCCTGAGAACCTGATCGAGAGCCAATTGTTCGGTCACAAGAAGGGTGCGTTCACCGGGGCCGACTCCGACCATATTGGTTTTTTTCAGCAAGCCGACACGGGGACTTTGTTTTTAGACGAAGTCGGGGAACTGACGCTCGATGGCCAGGCCAAGCTGCTGAGAATCTTAGAAGGGCACCCATTCCTTCCCTTAGGGGCCACTAAGGAAGTGAGTGTCGATGTTCGCGTGATCGCGGCGACCAACCGAGATTTGGCGGAATTCGTTCGTGAGAAACGATTTCGGGAAGATCTCTATTACCGCCTGAGTGTATTTGAGTTATACATACCTCCGCTTCGAGATCGCGGGAAGGACATAATTCTTCTGGCCGAGCATTTTTTGGAGCACTTCCGCAAGACGCATGGGCGACCACTGCTTACCCTTTCGGACAGTGCCCAACAGAAACTGGCCGACTATAACTGGCCGGGTAATGTCAGGCAGCTTCGAAACGTGATCGATAGCAGCGTCGTTTTGGCGGATGGCGAGTCGATACAACCCCATGATTTAGGCTTACGAGACGCTGGTCTGAACGAGCCAGAGTCGTTAAGGTTTGACTTCTGGGAAAAGAAATTGATTGAAGAAGCCCTCTCAAGAACTGGAGGGAGCATCCCAGAAGCCGTAAAATTACTCGGTACGAGCCGTGCGACCCTGTATCGCAAGATCGAAGAATACCAAATTCAGCGCTAG
- a CDS encoding sugar phosphate isomerase family: protein MARPISKVAPQWWDYTTLDEELLADAARLTPDDLLQLSRPGFEVRIFDTLEELYCAEALEYIEAWQQSTPDNPCGICGPIGPTEQLPLVARMVNALGIDLKKLDAHFWGMDEWVDADDNPVPVEFPLSFAKADKDLCFDRIDPKYSMQTANLHFPTGDLEAYSKSYDEIRCLVMQGGQGEVKHWAFNDPPKREGDYVDAPPPPEVYRELGTRVTDLHPMTVIQNARTSGGGYVPMVPTRACTVGPKETWKAERVSIWHPGHHDNPFGMRLSALMISKGIADTSVPMSLLADHPSVTFSYYRGGIGTVETEMH, encoded by the coding sequence ATGGCCCGACCGATTAGCAAAGTGGCACCGCAGTGGTGGGACTACACAACCCTGGACGAAGAACTGTTGGCCGATGCCGCCAGGCTGACGCCCGACGATCTGCTTCAGCTTTCCCGTCCTGGCTTCGAGGTACGCATTTTCGACACGTTGGAAGAGCTGTACTGCGCCGAAGCGTTGGAATACATCGAAGCCTGGCAGCAGAGTACGCCCGACAATCCGTGCGGTATCTGCGGCCCCATCGGCCCGACCGAGCAGTTGCCTCTGGTTGCCCGCATGGTGAACGCGCTGGGCATCGACCTAAAGAAGCTGGACGCGCATTTCTGGGGCATGGACGAATGGGTCGATGCGGACGACAACCCGGTGCCGGTCGAGTTTCCCCTTTCCTTCGCCAAGGCCGACAAAGACCTGTGCTTCGATCGGATCGATCCGAAGTACTCGATGCAGACCGCCAATCTGCACTTCCCCACCGGCGACCTGGAGGCATACTCGAAGTCGTACGACGAGATCCGCTGCCTGGTCATGCAAGGGGGCCAAGGCGAAGTCAAACACTGGGCCTTCAACGATCCACCCAAGCGCGAAGGAGATTACGTCGACGCTCCGCCCCCTCCGGAAGTTTATCGAGAACTGGGTACCCGCGTGACCGATCTGCATCCCATGACGGTCATTCAAAACGCACGCACCAGCGGCGGTGGTTACGTGCCGATGGTTCCTACCCGGGCATGCACTGTTGGGCCGAAGGAGACCTGGAAAGCCGAACGCGTGTCGATCTGGCACCCCGGCCATCACGATAACCCCTTCGGCATGCGACTTTCCGCCCTGATGATCAGCAAAGGGATTGCCGACACGAGCGTTCCGATGTCGCTTTTGGCCGATCATCCGAGCGTGACCTTCAGTTATTATCGCGGCGGTATTGGGACCGTGGAAACGGAAATGCATTAG
- a CDS encoding DUF4404 family protein: MQDKLAELRETLVELQRELREVDQLDADTKSRLEGVMESINDALHREDTEALSHPSLRETINERNEQLEDNTYPSLTRILNNLADILGNSGL, translated from the coding sequence ATGCAAGACAAACTAGCCGAGCTACGCGAAACGCTTGTCGAACTGCAGCGCGAACTACGCGAAGTGGACCAACTGGATGCCGATACCAAGTCGCGTCTGGAAGGGGTCATGGAATCGATTAACGACGCCCTGCATCGCGAGGACACCGAAGCCCTGTCGCACCCTTCGTTGCGAGAAACGATCAACGAGCGGAATGAGCAGTTGGAAGACAACACCTATCCGTCTCTTACGCGCATTCTGAACAATCTGGCCGATATCCTGGGCAACAGCGGGCTGTAA
- a CDS encoding outer membrane protein assembly factor BamB family protein — MSTYRFLLTVVLTSVIASSAHAQEWTRFRGPNGSGIAADANIPSAPTPQDFNWKVQLPGIGHSSPTIWGNRIFLMSADPDTGLRYVLCLDTQSGKTIWQKEFAAGASHLHTKSSYASCSPAVDEVHVYVAWADDDHTQLVALNHDGEPSWRVDLGPWVSQHGFGTSPMIFEDKVIISLMQLGDERKLKDRPIGNSRLIAFDRKTGEKLWETTRDSDVAAYSVPCVYEMKDGRKVLIANSSAHGIAAHDPETGEQLWAEQVFNMRSVSSPVIAGDLILGSSGSGGGGNTVSAVDPNGGQPKLAWRLSRQASYVPTPVTFDDKVFVWYDKGIVSCLDAKTGKVLGQKRIGGNYYGSPIRVGNRLFCISEEGNLMVVSADTNLEVLGETNLGEGSESTPSISDGVMYLRTYSHLTSLGGK; from the coding sequence ATGTCGACATATCGCTTCCTGCTCACCGTCGTTTTGACAAGCGTCATTGCTTCTTCCGCACATGCGCAAGAGTGGACCCGTTTTCGCGGACCCAATGGCAGTGGCATTGCCGCGGACGCGAATATCCCTTCCGCTCCGACCCCGCAAGATTTCAACTGGAAGGTCCAACTGCCAGGCATCGGGCACTCGTCACCGACGATTTGGGGTAACCGTATCTTTCTGATGAGCGCCGACCCTGATACCGGTTTGCGGTATGTGCTGTGTCTCGATACGCAGTCAGGCAAAACTATCTGGCAAAAAGAATTCGCCGCCGGGGCCAGTCATCTGCATACCAAGAGCAGCTACGCTTCGTGCAGCCCTGCCGTGGACGAAGTTCATGTCTACGTCGCGTGGGCCGATGACGATCACACGCAACTGGTGGCTCTGAATCACGACGGCGAACCTTCGTGGCGCGTCGACCTGGGGCCTTGGGTCAGCCAGCACGGCTTTGGAACGTCGCCGATGATCTTCGAAGACAAGGTGATCATTTCCCTGATGCAGTTAGGAGACGAACGCAAGCTTAAAGATCGGCCGATCGGCAACAGCCGCCTGATCGCGTTCGATCGGAAGACGGGCGAGAAACTGTGGGAAACCACGCGTGATAGCGACGTCGCGGCCTACTCGGTTCCCTGTGTTTATGAAATGAAAGACGGCAGGAAGGTACTGATCGCCAACAGCAGCGCCCATGGCATCGCCGCGCACGATCCGGAAACGGGCGAGCAGCTATGGGCCGAACAGGTCTTCAACATGCGAAGCGTTTCGTCCCCCGTCATCGCAGGCGACTTGATTCTCGGGTCCAGCGGCTCAGGGGGTGGTGGCAACACCGTGAGTGCGGTTGACCCCAATGGTGGTCAGCCGAAACTGGCGTGGCGTCTCTCTCGCCAGGCCAGTTATGTGCCAACGCCGGTCACCTTCGACGACAAAGTCTTCGTCTGGTACGACAAGGGCATCGTCAGCTGCCTGGATGCGAAGACCGGAAAGGTACTCGGCCAGAAACGCATCGGCGGCAATTACTACGGCTCGCCCATTCGCGTTGGCAACCGCTTGTTCTGTATCTCGGAAGAAGGGAACCTGATGGTGGTCTCTGCCGATACCAACCTGGAAGTTCTCGGCGAAACCAACCTCGGCGAAGGAAGCGAATCGACGCCTTCGATATCCGACGGCGTGATGTACCTGCGTACGTATTCGCACTTGACGTCGTTGGGCGGGAAGTAG
- a CDS encoding YheT family hydrolase: MRPFKPHPLLRNSHAQTILGAYWYGHNIPYNARQHLVLFEDGDQVVLHDDCPKQWKPGDRTVLMIHGLGGCHSSGYLVRIAHKLNSLGIRTFRVDLRGCGAGHHLAKRPFHAGCSDDIAHCVETISALCLGSPLTLCGFSMGANIVLKLAGEMGSGRIGGTDSVMAVAPPIDLAYCCRNMNRGFNRVYDWDFSRRLVNLVEGRLAKDENFYDGFRFTEKPGRIIEFDSIFTAPQCGFESAEDYYAKASAAPVLPNIHIPGLILTADDDSVIPVEIFEKHPRSGSVELEVTRGGGHLGFITSKSIVPDRRWMDHRVVQWIASLDDCKTSSQEELSSDAG; this comes from the coding sequence GTGAGGCCTTTTAAGCCTCATCCACTACTGCGGAATTCCCATGCGCAGACCATACTGGGTGCCTACTGGTATGGGCACAACATTCCATACAACGCGCGGCAGCATCTGGTGCTTTTTGAAGACGGCGACCAAGTTGTCCTGCACGATGATTGCCCGAAACAGTGGAAACCAGGGGATCGTACCGTCCTGATGATTCACGGACTTGGTGGTTGCCATAGCAGCGGTTACCTTGTCCGTATCGCCCACAAGTTGAATTCGCTGGGCATCCGCACCTTCCGGGTCGACCTGCGAGGATGCGGAGCAGGGCATCACCTCGCCAAGCGTCCATTCCACGCCGGCTGCAGCGACGACATCGCCCACTGCGTCGAAACGATCAGCGCCCTATGCCTTGGTTCGCCACTCACACTGTGCGGCTTCAGCATGGGAGCCAACATCGTTTTAAAGCTGGCCGGCGAGATGGGTAGCGGACGCATCGGTGGGACCGACAGTGTGATGGCCGTCGCGCCGCCGATCGACCTGGCTTATTGCTGCCGGAACATGAATCGCGGCTTCAATCGCGTCTACGACTGGGACTTCTCGCGGCGGCTGGTGAACCTGGTGGAAGGTCGTCTGGCCAAGGACGAGAACTTCTACGACGGTTTCCGCTTCACCGAGAAGCCCGGCCGCATCATCGAGTTCGACTCGATCTTCACCGCGCCGCAGTGCGGCTTCGAATCGGCGGAAGATTACTACGCTAAGGCCAGCGCGGCCCCGGTACTGCCCAACATCCACATCCCGGGGCTCATTCTGACGGCCGATGACGATAGCGTCATCCCGGTTGAGATCTTCGAGAAGCACCCGCGCAGCGGCAGTGTCGAACTGGAAGTCACCCGTGGCGGCGGTCACTTAGGTTTCATCACCTCCAAGAGCATCGTACCCGATCGCCGCTGGATGGATCACCGCGTCGTGCAGTGGATCGCCAGCTTGGACGACTGCAAGACGTCGTCTCAGGAAGAACTCTCTTCCGATGCCGGCTGA
- a CDS encoding GNAT family N-acetyltransferase has product MIEYQVEPNLSVDEYLDVLIRSQLAERRPVDDREKLTKMVRNADILCTARSEGMLIGIARSMTDFAHATYLADLAVDEAFQKQGIGRELIARTHQAAGKHTILLLLAAPKAASYYPHVGMEKHDSCWIIPRE; this is encoded by the coding sequence ATGATCGAGTACCAAGTCGAGCCGAATCTTTCTGTTGATGAATATCTGGACGTTCTAATCCGTTCGCAGTTGGCCGAGCGTCGTCCGGTCGACGATCGCGAGAAACTGACCAAGATGGTCCGCAACGCCGACATCCTTTGCACGGCTCGCAGTGAAGGTATGCTAATAGGAATTGCCCGCAGCATGACCGACTTCGCCCACGCGACCTACCTGGCCGACCTGGCCGTAGATGAAGCGTTCCAGAAACAAGGGATCGGCCGAGAACTGATCGCCCGCACGCATCAGGCAGCCGGCAAGCACACAATCCTGCTTTTACTGGCGGCACCCAAGGCGGCCAGTTATTATCCGCACGTGGGGATGGAGAAGCATGACTCTTGTTGGATTATTCCGCGGGAATGA